The segment ACGCCCGGCGTGTCGAGATCGTCGGCGAGAGCCTCGCGAACCGCCCCGAGCAGGCCGATACCGGACGGCCCGGACGGTGCGGCCGCGGCCTCGCGCCAGCGGGCGAGCCGGCTCAGGCCGGTCTTCAGCACCTCGTCGGTCCAGTCCCGGTCACCGCGGTAGTGCTCGGCGAGCAGGCCCAGACGGACCGCCATCGGGTCTACGCCGTCACCACGCAGGCGGGAGACGAAGACCAGGTTGCCGCGCGACTTCGACATCTTCTCGCCGTCCAGACCGATCATGCCGGCGTGCACGTAGTGCGCGGCGAACGGCTCGGCGCCGGTGAGCACCTCGGCGTGCGCGGCCGAGCACTCGTGGTGCGGGTAGAGCAGGTCGCTGCCGCCACCCTGCACGTCGATCGTGTCGCCCAGCAGGCCGAGCGCGATCGTGGCGCACTCGATGTGCCAGCCCGGGCGGCCCGGGCCGAGTTCCCCACCGTCCCAGACCGGCTCACCGTCGCGGGCGCCACGCCACAGCAGCGGGTCGAGCGGGTCCCGCTTGCCGGCCCGCTCCGGATCGCCGCCACGCTCGGCGGAGAGCGTCAGCATCTCGTCGCGCGACAGGTGGGACTCGTAACCGAACCGCGGCGCGGCGCTGACGTCGAAGTAGACGTCGCCGGTGCCGTCCTCCAGCCGATAAGCGGCGCCGGAGCCGACGAGCGAGGTGACGTGCTCGACGATCTTCGGAATCGACTCGACCGCACCGACGTAGTGCGCCGGCGGAATGATCCGCAGCGCCTCCATGTCCTCCCGGAACAGGGCCGTCTCCCGCATGGCCAGGACGATCCAGTCCTCGCCGTCCCGCGCCGCCCGCTCCAGCAGCGGGTCGTCGATGTCGGTGACGTTCTGCACGTACGTGACCTCGTGGCCGGCGTCGCGCCACATCCGGTTCACCAGGTCGAAGGTGATCATCGTGGCGGCGTGCCCGAGGTGGGTCGCGTCGTACGGCGTGATGCCGCAGACGTACATCGTCGCGGTCGAGCCGGGCGTGCTGGGCTGCGCGGACTGCCGCGCCGTGTCGAAGAGCCGCAGCGGTGTGCGTCCCGGCGTGTCCGGCAGGCGGGGTACGTCGTGCCCGGTCCAAGCGTCCATGGTCGGAGCCTATCCAGGACCGCCCGGGTAGACCTTGGCCGCGTGACCTAAACCTCTACGGTCAGAACTTGAACACGACCTGCACCAGATCGGCAGCCGGCCGTTCCCGGTACTGCACCCACCGGTGGGCGGCGTCGGCGAGGTCCGCGCGGGCGGTCGAGCCCGTGCGCTCGGCCACCATCCGGCAGTACTTCGCGAAGGTTCCGGCGAGCGCGGTGACGGGACCGCGAGGTGCCTCCCGCCATGCCGGCACCGAGTTGGCCCACTGCTCCGCCTCGGCCGGGGTGTGGCCGGCGTGGACGAGACGGATGGCCATGAACGTGGTGTCGACCCAGGGTGCGCCGTGGCACATCTTCGCCCAGTCCACGACCCTGACGGTGGTGCCGTCGGTCAGAAAGTTCGACGGCGCGGCGTCGCCGTGCACGAGGGCGTCACCGGCGATCAGGCGGGGGTCGACGACCCTGCCCCAGGACTGACGGATCGACGCGATGAGACCCCCCGACGGCGGCACACGGGTTGTCGAGATGCCGGTCAGGGTCGCCGCGAGGACCGGGAGGTCCGGGGACCCCGGTGTCAGGTCGATGTGCCGCCCGGCCACCGGGTCGAATCCGAGGAGCAACCAGCCGTCCCTCTCGACGTGCCAGCGCAGGCGAGGTGCGAACGCTCGCACGTACACGTTCCCGCGGGCCTCGTTCCGGTGCTGCCACGACTGGCGGTCGTCGATGGGGATGCCTTTGCAGAAGACGTCACCGTCACCGGTTCGCAGGATCGTGACCAGCGCGGAGAGCGAGTCCACCCCGACCGACTCGGCCAGCTCGACCGGACCGGTGTGCTCCTCGACAGCGGCGCGTGTGCCGGCCGGAAGGTCGTGCCAGTGGTAACGGGGCAAGGCGTTCTCCCTGCAGATCGGTGAGTGCGCCGGAAGTTTATGGCGCAGGACACCGACACAGAGAGTGATCAGCCGCGGTGTCGCCGCGGGTCACCCGACCGTGGACGATCCGGTCAGATCGGCGGCCAGGGGATGGCCGGCCAGTCCTGTGGGGGCTTGGGGAACCGGCAGGCGCGCAGCAGCCGCTTCACCCGCAAGGCGGTGTGCTGCACCTCGGAGACCGTCAGGTGTTCCTCGAGGACCGCGCCCAACGGGCCGGACAGCTGGGTCGCCAGGTGGGTGAGGACCTCGACGGCCTCGTCCGGCAGCTGCCGGCCGGTCCAGCCCCACAGCACCGTACGCAGCTTGTTCTCCACGTGGAAGCTGACGCCGTGGTCCACGCCGTGCAGGCCGCCGGTGGCCGGGTAGAGGACGTGGCCGCCCTTGCGGTCGGCGTTGTTGATGACCGCGTCGAAGACGGCCAGGCGGGCCAGCCGCGGGTCGTCGGCGTGCGCGAGCGCGTACGCGTCCCCGTCGTCGTCGCGGGCGGCGGCGACCGGGAACCAGCCGGCGGGCACGTCGTACGCCGGGACGAAGCCGATCAGGCCCTCGGTCTCGTCCGGCTCGTCGATCCACAGCTGCAGCGCGCCGGGGCCGAGCGGGCCGTCGCGCAGGATCGTCGGCGGCACCAGGTCCCAGCCGGTGGCCCGGGACACCTCGTACGCCGAGACCTCGCGGCCGGCGAGCGTGCCGTCCGGGAAGTCCCAGAGCGGGCGCTCACCGCGGACCGGCTTGTAGACGCAGCGGCGGGTCAGCCCGTTCAGACTGATCTCGGCACGCAGCGTGGTGTTCGAGGCGTCCACCAGACGCCCCTCGATCTCGATCCGGCCCCGGCCGAGCAGCTCGAGGGCATCCGCCTCAGCGAGCACAGCCGTGGGCTCGGCCGTCACCGGTGGTAACCGTTGTGCCGGGGACAGAGGTGACCGGCCGGGTCGAGCGGCTGGCCGCAGAGCGGGCACGGGGGCCGGCCGGCCGCCACCACCCGGCGGGCGCGGTCGATGAACGCGCGGGTCGCCTCGGGGGTGAGCCGCACCCGGAGCCGGTCGAGGTCGTCATCCGGCTCGTCCTCGTCCTCGTCGTCCAGCGCCGAGCCGGACAGGTCGTCCTCGTCCTCGCCGAGCGCCGAGCCGGACAGATCGGCCTCGGGCTCACCGGCCTCGATCGCCTCGATCACGACGGTGCTGGTGTCCACGTCGAAGGCCAGGCCCAGAGTGCCGACCCGGAACTCCTCGTCGACCGGGCTGTCCAGCGGCTCGTTGTCGTGCACGGTCGGCAGCGAGCCCTCGGGCAGCGTGACACCGAACCGTTTGTTCGCCTCGAGAAGCAGCTCCTCCAGCTTCTCGGCGAGCAGCGACACCTGGACCTTCTCCAGCGCGACACTGATCACCCGGCCGCCACCGCGGGCCTGGAGGTAGAAAGTGCGGTCCCCCGGCTCGCCCACCGTCCCGGCGACGAACCGCTCGGGCGGCTCGAAGGCATGCACTTGGTGGGTCATGCCGACAACCCTAGCCATCGAGGCGGCCGATCGCGCGGGTCACCGTGGCCGGTTCGCCGAGGGCGCAAAGGCGTACACGCTGCGGCTACAGCGCAATCACACAGCGTCGTCAAACGCCGCCTCCGGCGCCACCACCCACCGCCGCGTCACTCTCGGCGGCCTTCTCCCGGTCCGCATTCTTCGGTGGTACGAGTGAAGCCAGCTCACCCGTCTCGTTGAGGCGGACCAGGAACGGGCGGGTCGACGTGTACCGGATCACGGTGATCGACGCCGGGTCCGCCACGATCCGCTGGAACTGGTCCAGGTGCAGGCCCAGGGCGTCGGCGGCGATGGCCTTGATCACATCACCGTGGCTGCACGCCAGCCAGATCGCCTCCGGCCCGTGCTCGGCGGTCACCTTGGCGTCCCACGACCGCACTGCCGCAACCGCGCGCGCCGACATAGCGGCCATCGCCTCCCCGTTCGGGAAGACCACGGCGCTCGGGTGCTGCTGGACCACCGGCCACAGCGGATCCTGGGCCAGCTCCTTGAGCGGGCGGCCCTCCCAGTCCCCGTACCCGCACTCGATCAGGCCGTCCTCGGTCGCCGGGGTGGCGTCCGGCAGAGCGATCTCGACGGTCTGCCGGCAGCGGATCAGCGGGCTGGTCACCACCGCGGCGAGCGGCAGGTCGCGCAGCCGCTCGTGGACCCGCGCGGCCTGCGCGCGGCCGGTCTCGTCGAGTTCCACCGGTTGCCGGCCGGCCAGACCGCCGGACGCGTTCGCCGTGGTGCGGCCGTGCCGCATCAGCAGGACAGTCGCCATCAGTCCGCCACACCGGCCTCGTCGAACGCCTCGGCGACGGTCCGCAGGGTCGCGATGCCGCCCTCCAGGTCGCCGACGTACGGGCTGATCGACAACGTTCCGACGCCCGCGGCCGCGTACGCCCGGATCCGCTCGGTGATCTGCGCCTTGGTGCCGATCAGCGAGGTGCGCTCGATGAACTCCTGCGGCACCGCCTCGGCGGCCTCGGCCACCTGCTTGCCCAGGTACAGATCCTGGACGCGCTTCGCCTCCTCGGCGTAGCCCATCCGGACCGCGAGCTTGTTGTAGAAGTTCTGCTCGCGGCTGCCCATCCCGCCGATGTAGAGCGCCGCGTACCAGCGGATCACGTCGGCGCAGGCGGCGAGGTCGTCGCCGAGCACCACCGGCACGGTCGGCGCCACGTCGAAGCCGTCCATGCTCAGCCCGCGCTTCTGCCGGCCCTTGGCGATCTCGCCGAGGTAGTCACCGGCGGCATCCGGGGCGAAGAAGATCGCCAGCCAGCCGTCGGCGATCTCGCCGGCCAGCTCCAGGTTCTTCGGGCCGACCGCGGCCAGGTAGACCGGCACCTCGGTGCGCGGCGGGTGGAAGCCCAGCTTGATGGCCTTGCCGGCGCCACCGGGCAGCGGCAGCGTGTAGTGCTCGCCGGAGTACGACACCGGCTGGCGGGCGATCGCCATCCGCACGATGTCCACGTACTCCCGGGTGCGGCCCAGCGGCTTGGCGAACGGGACGCCGTGCCAGCCCTCGGAGACCTGCGGGCCGGAGACGCCGAGACCGAGGCGGAACCGGCCGCCGGAGATCGCGTCGATGGTCGCGGCGGTCATCGCGGTCATCGCCGGGGTGCGCGCCGGGATCTGCATGACCGCGGCGCCCAGGTCGATCCGCTCGGTCTGTCCGGCGAACCAGGCGAGCATGCTCACCGTGTCCGACCCGTACGCCTCCGCCGCCCAGACGACGGAGTAGCCGAGCCGGTCCGC is part of the Actinoplanes sp. NBC_00393 genome and harbors:
- a CDS encoding SCO1664 family protein, translating into MTAEPTAVLAEADALELLGRGRIEIEGRLVDASNTTLRAEISLNGLTRRCVYKPVRGERPLWDFPDGTLAGREVSAYEVSRATGWDLVPPTILRDGPLGPGALQLWIDEPDETEGLIGFVPAYDVPAGWFPVAAARDDDGDAYALAHADDPRLARLAVFDAVINNADRKGGHVLYPATGGLHGVDHGVSFHVENKLRTVLWGWTGRQLPDEAVEVLTHLATQLSGPLGAVLEEHLTVSEVQHTALRVKRLLRACRFPKPPQDWPAIPWPPI
- a CDS encoding DUF3090 domain-containing protein, whose translation is MTHQVHAFEPPERFVAGTVGEPGDRTFYLQARGGGRVISVALEKVQVSLLAEKLEELLLEANKRFGVTLPEGSLPTVHDNEPLDSPVDEEFRVGTLGLAFDVDTSTVVIEAIEAGEPEADLSGSALGEDEDDLSGSALDDEDEDEPDDDLDRLRVRLTPEATRAFIDRARRVVAAGRPPCPLCGQPLDPAGHLCPRHNGYHR
- the mshC gene encoding cysteine--1-D-myo-inosityl 2-amino-2-deoxy-alpha-D-glucopyranoside ligase, whose product is MDAWTGHDVPRLPDTPGRTPLRLFDTARQSAQPSTPGSTATMYVCGITPYDATHLGHAATMITFDLVNRMWRDAGHEVTYVQNVTDIDDPLLERAARDGEDWIVLAMRETALFREDMEALRIIPPAHYVGAVESIPKIVEHVTSLVGSGAAYRLEDGTGDVYFDVSAAPRFGYESHLSRDEMLTLSAERGGDPERAGKRDPLDPLLWRGARDGEPVWDGGELGPGRPGWHIECATIALGLLGDTIDVQGGGSDLLYPHHECSAAHAEVLTGAEPFAAHYVHAGMIGLDGEKMSKSRGNLVFVSRLRGDGVDPMAVRLGLLAEHYRGDRDWTDEVLKTGLSRLARWREAAAAPSGPSGIGLLGAVREALADDLDTPGVLALVDAWAEAALAGAGDDSESPRLMSQTVNALLGVRL
- a CDS encoding MSMEG_4193 family putative phosphomutase; this translates as MATVLLMRHGRTTANASGGLAGRQPVELDETGRAQAARVHERLRDLPLAAVVTSPLIRCRQTVEIALPDATPATEDGLIECGYGDWEGRPLKELAQDPLWPVVQQHPSAVVFPNGEAMAAMSARAVAAVRSWDAKVTAEHGPEAIWLACSHGDVIKAIAADALGLHLDQFQRIVADPASITVIRYTSTRPFLVRLNETGELASLVPPKNADREKAAESDAAVGGGAGGGV
- a CDS encoding phosphotransferase produces the protein MPRYHWHDLPAGTRAAVEEHTGPVELAESVGVDSLSALVTILRTGDGDVFCKGIPIDDRQSWQHRNEARGNVYVRAFAPRLRWHVERDGWLLLGFDPVAGRHIDLTPGSPDLPVLAATLTGISTTRVPPSGGLIASIRQSWGRVVDPRLIAGDALVHGDAAPSNFLTDGTTVRVVDWAKMCHGAPWVDTTFMAIRLVHAGHTPAEAEQWANSVPAWREAPRGPVTALAGTFAKYCRMVAERTGSTARADLADAAHRWVQYRERPAADLVQVVFKF
- a CDS encoding LLM class F420-dependent oxidoreductase; protein product: MRLGLSLGYQTAWSTPADHLAMAREADRLGYSVVWAAEAYGSDTVSMLAWFAGQTERIDLGAAVMQIPARTPAMTAMTAATIDAISGGRFRLGLGVSGPQVSEGWHGVPFAKPLGRTREYVDIVRMAIARQPVSYSGEHYTLPLPGGAGKAIKLGFHPPRTEVPVYLAAVGPKNLELAGEIADGWLAIFFAPDAAGDYLGEIAKGRQKRGLSMDGFDVAPTVPVVLGDDLAACADVIRWYAALYIGGMGSREQNFYNKLAVRMGYAEEAKRVQDLYLGKQVAEAAEAVPQEFIERTSLIGTKAQITERIRAYAAAGVGTLSISPYVGDLEGGIATLRTVAEAFDEAGVAD